From one Rattus rattus isolate New Zealand chromosome 15, Rrattus_CSIRO_v1, whole genome shotgun sequence genomic stretch:
- the Smim3 gene encoding small integral membrane protein 3, with product MDAISQSPVDVLLPKHILDIWAIVLIILATIVIMTSLFLCPATAVIIYRMRTQPVLNGAV from the coding sequence ATGGATGCTATCAGCCAGTCCCCTGTGGATGTCCTACTGCCCAAGCACATCCTGGATATCTGGGCCATTGTCCTCATCATCCTGGCTACCATTGTCATCATGACCTCCTTGTTCCTGTGCCCGGCCACGGCAGTCATCATCTATCGAATGCGGACTCAACCAGTTCTCAACGGGGCCGTCTGA